In the genome of Ignavibacteriales bacterium, one region contains:
- a CDS encoding class II aldolase/adducin family protein has protein sequence MPDRKKLVDVCHRIYEKGFVSAYDGNISAATSNNTFYITRSGVCKGDVAEKDILEIDASGNIISGEGKLSTEYKIHLYAYAHRKEVNAVVHCHPVYATAFAVRGESFDKNIFPEVMLTLGKVPLCKYATPSTDNLPLSMKPYIDYAWGFLFQNHGAVTLGRNIYDAYYKMEKLEHAAKTIFIARLLGGEKELDPESIKELVAIAEESYGLKPDIRNIL, from the coding sequence ATGCCGGACAGAAAAAAGTTAGTTGATGTCTGTCACAGGATTTATGAAAAAGGTTTTGTATCTGCGTACGACGGTAACATTTCTGCTGCAACTTCAAACAACACTTTTTATATAACCCGCTCCGGAGTTTGCAAAGGTGATGTTGCAGAAAAAGATATACTTGAGATAGATGCTTCCGGTAATATTATTTCCGGAGAAGGTAAATTATCGACAGAATATAAAATTCATCTTTATGCTTATGCACACAGGAAAGAAGTTAACGCTGTTGTACATTGTCATCCTGTTTATGCAACTGCGTTTGCGGTAAGAGGTGAAAGTTTTGATAAAAATATTTTCCCAGAAGTCATGCTGACTCTCGGTAAAGTCCCTCTATGCAAGTACGCAACGCCATCAACAGATAATCTTCCACTCAGTATGAAGCCTTATATAGATTATGCCTGGGGATTTTTATTTCAGAATCATGGTGCTGTTACACTCGGCAGAAATATTTATGACGCTTATTACAAAATGGAAAAACTTGAACACGCTGCGAAGACTATATTTATAGCAAGGCTACTCGGCGGGGAAAAAGAACTTGATCCTGAAAGTATAAAAGAACTTGTTGCAATCGCAGAAGAATCATACGGATTAAAACCTGATATCAGGAATATTTTATAA
- a CDS encoding class I SAM-dependent methyltransferase gives MSRWNLAQDYERNWWEKRSETIDFDFYKSFATELVQYTNAHFSIKDDSKILECGSGAGGILTYLTSSGQRYAFDPLENFYSSIRSFRTQRDSQVKYITARGEEIPFPDKTFDLIIMDNVLDHCESPVKVISEIKRVLGDNGIVYFKQNTYHLWGKLIRKVMEFFLIDKGHPHTFTKKNLDSLFKRYDLSTIKNSRSGYYKTWKREFTSKRTIDKIKAILLVNRDKVTYLLKI, from the coding sequence ATGAGCAGATGGAATTTAGCTCAGGATTATGAGCGAAACTGGTGGGAAAAAAGAAGTGAGACTATTGACTTTGATTTTTATAAAAGTTTTGCCACGGAACTGGTTCAATACACCAATGCTCATTTTTCAATTAAAGATGACTCCAAAATTCTTGAATGCGGCAGCGGTGCAGGTGGAATACTGACTTATTTAACCAGCAGCGGTCAACGCTATGCTTTTGATCCTTTAGAAAATTTTTATTCAAGCATCCGAAGTTTTAGAACACAGAGAGACAGTCAGGTAAAATATATAACAGCAAGGGGGGAAGAAATTCCATTTCCAGACAAAACCTTTGATTTGATTATTATGGACAATGTCTTGGATCATTGTGAAAGTCCTGTTAAAGTTATTTCAGAAATAAAAAGAGTTCTTGGTGATAACGGAATAGTATATTTCAAGCAGAACACTTACCATTTATGGGGAAAACTAATCAGAAAAGTGATGGAGTTTTTTTTAATTGATAAAGGACACCCTCACACTTTCACAAAGAAAAATCTGGATAGCTTATTTAAACGGTATGATCTTTCAACAATAAAAAATTCACGATCCGGATATTATAAAACCTGGAAAAGAGAGTTTACCTCAAAAAGAACAATAGATAAAATAAAAGCGATTCTTTTAGTCAACAGAGATAAAGTTACATATTTACTGAAAATTTAA
- a CDS encoding Gfo/Idh/MocA family oxidoreductase codes for MLNIKKRSIKKVKWGVAGCGRFTELSILPAINLLPRSTVTSLFSADLSRAKSLSEKFGVNNYFNSYDEFLKSDIDSVYVASSNHLHKEQVIKAAQAGKNILCEKPMSLNSSEAEEMIKACEENKVLFSVGYVHRFHPLVTKAKEILKNQMLGKLVSIQLNFNIDFPPGSNFRFSMAKSGGGALRDLGTHMIDMLRYFGGEIEIINGVMDQVVYKSEVEDFSSAIVKFVKGGYGYFNVSYNNKKSFNRIEILGHTGSLSIESYIGVKLFPSKLTIMLDGEAKKSFRKRANKLYHQIKSVQNSFLKNETPLVTGYDGLINLKLMEELEAKCRTEKS; via the coding sequence ATGCTGAATATTAAAAAACGAAGTATTAAAAAAGTTAAATGGGGAGTAGCAGGCTGCGGTAGGTTCACTGAGCTATCCATACTTCCAGCAATAAATCTGTTGCCGAGAAGTACCGTTACTTCACTCTTCAGCGCCGACCTGAGCCGCGCAAAATCTCTTTCAGAAAAATTCGGTGTTAATAATTACTTCAATAGCTATGATGAATTTTTGAAATCGGATATTGATTCAGTTTATGTAGCAAGTTCAAATCATCTTCATAAAGAACAAGTGATTAAAGCCGCACAAGCTGGTAAAAATATTTTATGTGAAAAGCCGATGTCTTTAAATTCTTCTGAAGCTGAAGAAATGATTAAAGCCTGCGAAGAAAATAAAGTACTTTTTTCTGTCGGATATGTACATCGTTTTCACCCGCTTGTTACAAAGGCAAAAGAGATACTCAAAAACCAGATGCTTGGCAAACTTGTATCCATCCAGTTGAACTTTAATATTGATTTCCCGCCCGGATCAAATTTCAGATTCAGTATGGCAAAAAGCGGCGGTGGCGCATTAAGAGATCTCGGAACACACATGATTGACATGTTAAGATATTTCGGCGGTGAGATTGAAATCATAAACGGAGTTATGGACCAGGTCGTTTACAAAAGTGAAGTTGAAGATTTTTCATCTGCGATTGTGAAGTTTGTTAAAGGTGGTTATGGATATTTTAATGTTTCGTACAACAACAAAAAATCTTTTAACAGGATTGAAATACTTGGTCATACAGGTTCATTAAGTATTGAAAGTTATATCGGTGTAAAATTATTTCCATCTAAACTTACTATTATGCTTGATGGTGAAGCAAAAAAATCTTTCCGCAAACGTGCTAATAAATTATATCACCAGATTAAATCTGTGCAGAATTCATTTCTTAAAAACGAAACCCCGCTTGTTACCGGGTACGACGGATTAATCAACCTTAAACTTATGGAAGAGTTAGAAGCAAAATGCCGGACAGAAAAAAGTTAG
- a CDS encoding O-antigen ligase family protein, with amino-acid sequence MFLKELYKIRFLILVEIALLISIIFIGYYPALIIVSGFFLIVFFIYSYCNIITLVQTLLFAILIDSLVVIGTTTSGPSVLVVEFFLFIVIVITIFRYLSKINHATRFYNLVLLWIPFLVWSLIIGLIIAVDKFRVISYWKNYFAGFFIFSLTYYSIKESKNVRTLILTIITWGFLLSILEFKVLFELGGFAKGIVGLFLKKNLLSVGWGKSNYIAAFFVVIIPISIGYLYYSNSRKLKYFIILSLISMSFAFILTLSRGGIIALVFALVILFSRVLSTRTLIPFLSMIILITTLLLLNPLTYVLFDSIATLDTSSSLYSRINYYEDVWHAFLKYPITGVGFGNLSYYATFILPPDTSPAAHNIILGALGEVGIVGFIMYSAIIGFLMRELYSHYKIEQDNKLKIFKWCFLSAIIGALVHTLVEPTLDGLQFSIMFWSISAIYLKLDVINKQSVEE; translated from the coding sequence TTGTTTTTAAAAGAACTTTATAAAATTCGATTTTTGATTCTTGTTGAGATAGCGTTATTAATTTCAATAATTTTTATAGGCTATTATCCTGCATTGATTATTGTTTCAGGATTTTTCCTGATTGTTTTTTTTATTTATTCGTACTGCAATATTATAACTTTGGTTCAAACTCTTCTTTTTGCGATACTTATCGATTCACTTGTGGTCATTGGCACTACAACTTCAGGTCCATCTGTACTGGTGGTGGAGTTCTTTTTATTTATAGTGATAGTAATAACAATTTTCAGATATTTATCAAAAATCAACCATGCTACTAGATTCTATAATTTAGTTCTGTTATGGATTCCATTCTTAGTTTGGAGCTTGATAATAGGATTGATCATTGCCGTCGATAAATTTAGAGTTATTTCCTACTGGAAAAATTATTTTGCTGGATTTTTTATTTTCAGTTTAACTTATTATTCTATCAAAGAAAGTAAGAATGTAAGAACTCTTATACTGACAATCATAACTTGGGGATTTTTATTATCAATCCTAGAATTCAAAGTACTTTTTGAATTAGGCGGCTTTGCAAAAGGCATTGTAGGTCTATTTCTAAAAAAAAATCTGTTGTCAGTTGGATGGGGAAAATCAAATTATATTGCTGCTTTTTTTGTAGTGATTATCCCGATAAGTATTGGATATCTATATTACTCCAATTCTAGGAAACTAAAATATTTTATTATTCTCTCACTCATTTCAATGTCGTTTGCTTTTATACTCACTTTATCACGAGGTGGAATAATAGCACTGGTTTTTGCATTAGTAATATTATTTTCTAGGGTATTGAGTACTAGAACCCTAATCCCGTTTCTGTCAATGATTATATTAATTACAACTTTACTATTATTAAACCCATTGACGTATGTATTATTTGATAGCATTGCAACCCTTGATACGAGTAGTTCATTATATTCTCGAATTAATTATTATGAGGATGTTTGGCATGCATTTTTAAAGTATCCAATAACAGGGGTTGGGTTCGGTAATCTGAGTTATTATGCAACCTTTATATTACCCCCCGATACTTCTCCTGCGGCTCACAATATAATACTTGGGGCACTAGGAGAAGTTGGAATAGTAGGATTCATCATGTATTCAGCAATAATTGGTTTTCTTATGAGGGAGTTATATTCGCATTATAAAATTGAACAAGACAATAAGTTGAAAATTTTTAAATGGTGTTTTTTATCTGCTATTATTGGAGCTTTAGTGCACACTTTAGTTGAACCAACCTTAGATGGACTCCAATTCTCAATAATGTTCTGGTCAATATCTGCAATTTATTTGAAACTTGATGTAATTAATAAGCAATCGGTTGAAGAATAA
- a CDS encoding EutN/CcmL family microcompartment protein, whose product MLLAKVKGSVVSTQKNEHLKGHKLLLVRIIDLSGNFIGENDIIALDLIDSGIGDTVLVVQEGSAVVKILGHRKAPVHTIIVAHVDNIDIH is encoded by the coding sequence TTGCTTCTGGCTAAGGTTAAAGGAAGTGTTGTATCAACTCAAAAGAATGAACACCTTAAAGGGCATAAACTTTTATTAGTAAGAATTATTGATCTATCCGGAAATTTTATCGGCGAGAATGATATAATCGCCCTGGACTTAATAGACAGCGGAATCGGCGATACAGTTCTTGTTGTGCAGGAAGGTTCAGCGGTTGTTAAAATATTAGGACATAGAAAAGCTCCAGTGCACACAATAATTGTTGCACACGTTGATAACATAGATATTCATTAA
- the dprA gene encoding DNA-protecting protein DprA, whose translation MSKLSFDQLVNLQLLLSVEGIGPGKIRSLLAQFKSTEKILSADYNSLVKVEGISTNLGKRIVRVKSRREETERFVETELNTLEKIGGRIITVWDKEFPSLLKKIYDPPLLLYVKGNFSEQDNYSLAIVGTRMPTNYGRVQTEKIAGELCENNITIISGLARGIDSIAHKSCIKKNGRTIAVIGSGLDVIYPPENKKLFDEISETGLIISEFSLGAKPDAPNFPKRNRIISGMSLGCIVIETGITGGAMQTASFALDQNREVFALPGYVGVRQSEGTNALIQKGEAKLITSAEDVLVELELKLKPVLGKNIPKPQETLNMFEEKIVASLSMEPMQIDKIASLSNLTTSDCLVHLLSLEFKGIVKQLPGKTFILI comes from the coding sequence TTGAGCAAACTATCTTTTGATCAGCTTGTAAATCTTCAGTTGTTATTATCTGTTGAAGGTATCGGTCCCGGAAAAATCCGTTCGCTGCTTGCTCAATTTAAATCCACAGAAAAAATTTTATCCGCAGATTATAATTCTCTCGTAAAAGTTGAGGGCATCAGTACAAATCTTGGGAAGAGAATTGTCCGTGTGAAATCACGACGTGAAGAAACTGAACGGTTTGTTGAGACTGAATTAAACACTCTTGAAAAAATCGGCGGCAGAATAATTACCGTTTGGGATAAAGAATTCCCCTCATTATTAAAAAAGATATACGATCCGCCCTTACTGTTATACGTTAAAGGAAATTTTTCTGAACAGGATAATTATTCCTTAGCGATAGTCGGGACAAGAATGCCGACCAACTATGGAAGAGTTCAAACTGAAAAAATTGCCGGTGAACTTTGTGAAAATAATATTACTATCATCAGCGGACTTGCACGCGGTATAGATTCAATCGCACATAAATCCTGCATTAAAAAAAATGGAAGAACAATTGCTGTGATCGGTTCAGGGCTTGATGTGATTTATCCACCCGAGAATAAAAAATTATTTGATGAAATTTCTGAAACCGGATTAATCATTTCTGAATTTTCACTCGGTGCAAAACCTGATGCACCTAATTTTCCAAAACGGAACAGGATAATTTCAGGAATGTCATTGGGTTGTATAGTGATCGAAACCGGAATAACAGGAGGTGCGATGCAAACAGCTTCATTTGCACTTGATCAGAACCGTGAAGTTTTTGCGTTACCAGGATATGTTGGTGTTAGGCAATCAGAAGGGACAAACGCTTTAATTCAAAAAGGTGAAGCAAAATTAATTACGTCGGCAGAAGATGTACTTGTTGAACTTGAATTGAAACTTAAACCTGTACTCGGGAAAAATATTCCCAAACCGCAGGAGACACTCAATATGTTTGAGGAAAAAATTGTCGCTTCACTTTCAATGGAACCGATGCAGATTGATAAAATTGCATCACTCTCCAATCTTACAACATCTGATTGTCTTGTTCATCTTCTTTCACTTGAGTTTAAAGGAATTGTAAAACAACTGCCCGGTAAAACTTTTATACTGATTTAG
- a CDS encoding flippase: MLLSKIKTILRGERLSVFQNFLSLTFLQAASYLLPLVTLPYLVRVLGPEKFGLIAFAQSIIRYFLIFTDFGFNLSATRQISISRDDSKKISEIFSSVIIIKFFIAIISIIILIFAVTILEKLNSDKLVYLFTSLSIIGSAFFPQWFFQGIEKMKEVAIINIIAKILFAVSIFIFIKYQDDYLLFCILNSVSIVIPGIIAFIIAFRFRQLNFHFPGRNELLLHFKEGFYIFVSNVSMNLYTTSNSVLLGFLTNNIIVGYYVAAEKIFTAFQQLGMPLFQALFPYFSKLFIVNRDETIRLFNKIFRITILITFFISLGLTFFSPWIVNTFLGQNYSQSILILTILSWILLVSWGNYILGIQGLINFGYKKIFTMIVLYCGLTHIIILYICIKYFGFLAVPIVWLFTESLIFLIEYRFLKKLKIIK; this comes from the coding sequence TTGCTACTAAGTAAGATAAAAACAATATTGAGAGGAGAAAGGCTATCAGTTTTTCAAAACTTCTTATCATTAACTTTCTTACAGGCAGCATCTTATCTTTTACCTCTGGTTACATTGCCTTATTTGGTTCGCGTTCTTGGACCAGAAAAATTTGGACTAATAGCATTTGCCCAATCGATTATTAGATATTTTTTGATATTTACTGATTTTGGATTTAACCTTTCTGCAACTCGTCAAATATCAATATCCAGGGATGATTCAAAAAAGATTTCTGAAATATTTTCTTCTGTCATTATTATCAAATTTTTTATTGCGATAATTTCAATTATAATTTTGATTTTCGCTGTGACTATCCTAGAAAAGCTAAATTCTGATAAGTTAGTTTACTTATTCACTTCACTTTCAATAATCGGTTCTGCTTTTTTCCCTCAATGGTTTTTCCAGGGTATTGAGAAAATGAAAGAAGTGGCTATAATCAATATAATAGCTAAAATATTATTTGCAGTTTCTATTTTCATATTTATAAAATATCAGGATGATTATCTTTTGTTTTGCATATTAAATTCAGTTAGTATAGTTATTCCAGGAATCATTGCATTTATCATTGCTTTTAGATTTCGTCAACTTAATTTTCATTTCCCGGGCCGAAATGAACTCCTATTACACTTTAAAGAGGGGTTTTATATTTTTGTTTCAAATGTTTCAATGAATCTTTATACAACTAGCAATAGTGTATTACTTGGATTTCTAACGAATAATATAATTGTTGGTTACTATGTTGCTGCTGAAAAAATATTCACCGCTTTTCAACAACTTGGAATGCCGCTTTTTCAAGCATTATTCCCTTATTTCTCAAAACTTTTCATAGTGAATAGAGATGAAACGATTCGACTTTTTAACAAGATTTTTAGAATAACTATTTTAATCACATTTTTTATTTCTTTAGGACTAACATTTTTTTCGCCTTGGATAGTTAACACATTTCTTGGTCAAAATTATAGTCAAAGTATATTGATTTTAACAATACTTTCATGGATTCTTCTTGTTAGTTGGGGAAATTACATATTGGGGATACAGGGATTAATTAATTTTGGATACAAAAAAATATTTACAATGATAGTCCTTTATTGTGGATTAACCCATATCATTATACTATACATTTGTATTAAGTATTTCGGATTTCTTGCAGTACCAATTGTCTGGCTTTTTACCGAATCGTTAATTTTTCTGATTGAATATAGGTTTTTGAAAAAATTAAAGATAATAAAATAA
- a CDS encoding replication-associated recombination protein A, with translation MSSQNIPQIPLAERIRPKTLEGFFGQKELLGKGKPLRLMIENDTLSSFILWGPPGTGKTTIAKIIAEHTNSDFHQINAVSSGVKDIRAIIEVAKQNAQYFKRTILFIDEIHRFNKSQQDALLHSVESGLIILIGATTENPSFEVIPALRSRTRIFLLEELSKHDLIKILESAIANDEYLSSLNISDIDKDFLLYLSGGDARTLLNVFEAAVVQESGSEDIKITKEVLENVVQKKNIIYDKAGEEHYNVISAFIKSVRGSDPDAALYWLARMIEGGEDPLFIARRLIVLASEDIGNASPNGLVLAEAAFSAVDKIGMPEARIILAQCTTYLASQPKSNASYMGIESALGEVREQPLYNVPLHLRNAPTKLMKDIGYGKNYKYAHHYDNHFIGAQYLPDEIKHKQFYLPTENGQEKKLKEWLKFLWKNKKNYD, from the coding sequence ATGTCCTCACAAAATATTCCTCAGATTCCGCTCGCCGAAAGAATAAGACCCAAAACCCTTGAAGGATTCTTCGGACAAAAAGAACTGCTTGGCAAAGGAAAACCACTTAGATTAATGATTGAGAATGATACGTTAAGTTCATTCATTCTTTGGGGACCTCCGGGTACCGGCAAAACAACAATCGCAAAAATTATTGCCGAACATACCAACTCAGATTTTCACCAGATAAATGCTGTATCCTCGGGAGTAAAAGATATTCGTGCGATTATTGAAGTCGCAAAACAGAATGCACAATATTTCAAGCGGACAATTTTATTTATAGATGAGATCCATCGTTTCAATAAATCACAACAGGATGCACTGCTTCATTCAGTAGAATCAGGATTGATTATACTTATCGGAGCTACAACTGAAAATCCTTCGTTCGAGGTTATACCGGCTTTGAGATCACGCACAAGAATATTTTTACTTGAAGAATTATCCAAACATGATTTGATTAAGATTTTGGAATCCGCAATTGCGAATGATGAATATTTATCATCACTTAATATTTCGGATATCGATAAAGACTTTCTGCTTTACCTCTCCGGTGGTGATGCAAGAACTTTGCTGAATGTGTTTGAAGCAGCAGTTGTACAGGAATCGGGTAGTGAAGACATAAAAATCACTAAAGAAGTTTTGGAAAATGTTGTTCAGAAGAAAAATATCATTTATGATAAAGCCGGCGAAGAACACTACAATGTAATATCTGCATTTATAAAGAGTGTTAGAGGAAGTGACCCTGATGCCGCATTATACTGGCTCGCAAGAATGATAGAAGGGGGAGAAGATCCTTTATTCATCGCACGAAGATTAATTGTACTTGCGTCAGAAGATATTGGTAACGCATCACCAAATGGATTAGTGCTAGCCGAAGCAGCGTTCAGTGCTGTTGACAAAATCGGAATGCCTGAAGCGAGGATCATCCTTGCGCAGTGTACAACATACCTGGCATCACAACCAAAGAGCAATGCTTCTTATATGGGTATTGAAAGTGCACTTGGTGAAGTTAGAGAACAACCTCTTTACAATGTTCCGCTTCATTTAAGAAATGCACCCACCAAGCTGATGAAGGATATTGGTTACGGGAAAAATTATAAATATGCTCATCATTATGATAATCACTTTATTGGTGCTCAGTATCTTCCCGATGAGATTAAACACAAACAGTTTTATCTTCCAACTGAAAACGGGCAGGAGAAAAAATTAAAAGAGTGGCTGAAATTTTTGTGGAAGAACAAAAAGAATTACGACTAA
- a CDS encoding septum formation initiator family protein — MSKTKKSNLKFYLFGIALVIGVLFVFFNEQGVIKYLKLKEEVNSLKEEIKKVEDENKKLEAEIDSLKRKVPAKIEKTAREKYDMIRPGEKVIEVKEE, encoded by the coding sequence ATGTCGAAAACAAAAAAGAGTAATCTTAAATTTTATTTGTTCGGAATCGCTTTAGTCATCGGAGTACTTTTTGTTTTTTTTAATGAACAGGGAGTTATAAAATATCTCAAACTAAAAGAAGAAGTGAATTCACTTAAAGAAGAGATAAAAAAAGTTGAAGATGAAAACAAAAAACTTGAAGCAGAAATAGATTCACTGAAGAGAAAAGTTCCCGCAAAAATTGAAAAGACTGCACGCGAAAAATATGATATGATACGTCCCGGTGAAAAAGTTATTGAAGTGAAAGAAGAATAA
- a CDS encoding CatB-related O-acetyltransferase, with product MISKIIRMLKILFFKKKWRIKNKHNSTYPINLFPLNRVEVGYLSYGPLEVYSWGAENENLRIGNLVSIAKGVKFLLGGNHEHNLISTFPFKVRVMDQKSEAYSKGPIRIMDDVWIGMDVIILSGLTIHQGAVIAAGSVVISDVPAYAIVGGNPAKILKYRFDFPIIEKLLLLDFSRISKKFIELNIDKLYSNPSDLNILDFISQELKKG from the coding sequence ATGATATCAAAAATAATTAGAATGCTCAAAATCTTATTCTTCAAAAAAAAATGGAGAATTAAAAATAAACATAACAGTACATATCCGATAAATCTTTTCCCTTTGAATAGAGTTGAGGTTGGATATCTCAGTTATGGGCCATTGGAAGTATATTCTTGGGGGGCAGAAAATGAAAATCTTAGAATTGGAAATCTAGTCTCAATAGCTAAAGGTGTTAAATTTCTTCTGGGCGGAAATCATGAACATAATTTAATATCAACATTCCCATTCAAAGTCAGGGTGATGGACCAAAAGAGTGAAGCTTATAGTAAAGGCCCTATCAGAATCATGGATGATGTTTGGATAGGGATGGATGTAATTATATTGTCTGGCCTGACCATTCATCAAGGAGCAGTAATTGCCGCTGGTAGTGTGGTAATTAGTGACGTGCCTGCTTATGCAATTGTTGGCGGAAATCCAGCGAAGATTTTAAAATACAGATTCGATTTTCCCATCATTGAAAAATTACTGTTGCTAGATTTTTCAAGAATAAGTAAAAAATTTATAGAATTGAATATTGATAAACTTTATAGCAACCCAAGCGATTTGAACATTTTAGATTTTATTTCCCAGGAGTTGAAAAAGGGGTAA
- a CDS encoding D-alanine--D-alanine ligase — translation MSVKPKIALFLGGTSPEREVSKSSAASIYKTLIGLGYETILIDPAYGKNQPEKPEDFFSKTDYSDLSTKNYLDACSLPQLNNIDLVFLALHGKYGEDGTIQSLLELKGLKYTGSKVLSSALSMDKTMSKVLFKEYNVRTAKGFTVGDKNLSSKIIAAKINDELSYPCVIKPNDQGSTVGLTVCKSDKDVEAAMKLAFNFSEKVLIEEFIAGREMTVAVIEDKALPVLEIKPKHGLYDYECKYTSGMSEYEVPAKIPDEVAAELQSQALLAFKALDCSSYARVDFRLSEDNKPYCLEVNSLPGMTATSLVPKMAKAVGISFDQLIERIIQISL, via the coding sequence ATGTCAGTTAAACCTAAAATTGCTTTGTTCCTTGGCGGAACATCTCCCGAACGTGAAGTTTCAAAATCATCTGCCGCATCTATATATAAAACTTTAATCGGTCTTGGATATGAAACTATTTTAATTGATCCGGCATACGGAAAAAATCAACCCGAAAAACCTGAAGACTTTTTCAGCAAGACGGATTATTCAGACCTATCAACAAAAAATTATCTTGATGCCTGCAGTCTTCCACAGCTTAATAATATTGATCTTGTATTTCTTGCGCTTCACGGTAAATACGGCGAAGATGGAACAATACAATCGCTTCTTGAACTTAAAGGATTAAAATATACAGGCTCAAAAGTTTTATCGAGCGCACTGTCGATGGATAAAACAATGTCAAAAGTTTTATTCAAGGAATACAATGTCCGAACAGCAAAAGGTTTTACAGTCGGTGATAAAAATTTGTCATCTAAAATTATTGCTGCAAAAATTAATGATGAACTTTCATATCCTTGCGTGATAAAACCCAATGATCAAGGCTCGACTGTTGGGTTAACGGTATGTAAAAGTGATAAAGATGTTGAAGCAGCAATGAAACTCGCATTCAATTTTTCTGAGAAAGTTTTAATTGAAGAATTCATTGCAGGTCGTGAAATGACAGTTGCTGTAATTGAAGATAAAGCACTCCCCGTACTTGAAATAAAACCTAAACACGGTTTGTACGATTACGAGTGTAAATACACTTCAGGTATGAGTGAGTACGAAGTGCCCGCAAAAATCCCGGATGAAGTAGCAGCCGAACTTCAGTCGCAGGCGTTGTTGGCATTCAAAGCATTGGATTGCAGTTCTTATGCACGTGTTGATTTCAGGTTGAGTGAAGATAATAAACCTTACTGCCTTGAAGTAAACTCATTACCAGGAATGACGGCAACAAGCCTTGTTCCTAAGATGGCAAAGGCTGTCGGTATTTCATTCGATCAACTTATAGAGCGGATAATTCAAATCAGTTTGTAA
- a CDS encoding glycosyltransferase family 2 protein translates to MLISIIIINYNLAKEIEDCLKSLYNTFSQVDELEFEIIIIDNNSPDKKLPVVQKKFNKSNISFYYQDENLGFGKACNFGASKAKGNIFCFLNPDTIISENIFSLFTRLLIEDNSVGIVGPKQLTRKPFFDFSAGFYPNPFFEFFHVLGIGVFLEGLITHFYSKLSKKNFLKVGWILGAAIFIRREVFTKVSGFDKDYFMFSEEVDLCKRVSNAGFKIIYAPKHRIHHIGSVSGKKNYMLYTIRTYSSKNIFISKHSRGISKLIMKLFLRIELIVQIIIWTFLIPFGFNKSVQKIKAFLFLIQNNLKYNPAINVTTLKAGV, encoded by the coding sequence GTGTTAATCTCCATCATAATAATTAACTATAATCTTGCTAAAGAAATTGAAGATTGTCTTAAATCACTATATAATACATTCAGTCAAGTTGATGAACTGGAATTTGAAATTATTATAATAGATAACAACTCTCCGGATAAGAAATTACCAGTTGTTCAAAAGAAATTTAATAAGTCAAATATTTCATTTTATTATCAGGATGAAAACTTAGGATTTGGAAAAGCATGTAATTTTGGTGCAAGTAAAGCGAAAGGTAATATATTCTGTTTCCTTAACCCGGATACAATTATTTCAGAAAATATTTTTAGCCTTTTCACGAGGCTGCTGATTGAAGATAATTCAGTTGGAATAGTTGGTCCTAAACAACTGACGCGAAAACCGTTTTTTGATTTTTCAGCGGGATTTTATCCAAATCCTTTTTTTGAATTTTTTCACGTTTTAGGGATTGGTGTTTTTTTGGAAGGACTGATAACTCATTTTTATAGTAAGCTTAGTAAGAAAAATTTTCTGAAAGTTGGGTGGATTTTGGGAGCTGCAATTTTTATAAGACGTGAAGTATTTACAAAAGTGAGTGGCTTTGATAAAGATTATTTTATGTTTTCCGAGGAAGTTGATTTATGCAAAAGAGTATCAAATGCCGGTTTCAAAATAATATATGCCCCTAAACATAGAATACATCATATCGGGAGTGTATCAGGCAAAAAAAATTATATGCTTTATACGATTAGAACATACAGTAGTAAGAATATTTTTATCAGTAAACACAGCCGCGGGATTAGCAAACTTATAATGAAGCTATTTCTTAGAATTGAACTCATAGTACAAATCATAATTTGGACATTCCTAATTCCATTTGGTTTTAATAAATCTGTTCAAAAAATTAAAGCCTTTTTATTTCTGATACAGAATAATCTTAAATACAATCCTGCAATTAATGTAACGACATTAAAAGCCGGGGTTTAA